A portion of the Lolium rigidum isolate FL_2022 chromosome 1, APGP_CSIRO_Lrig_0.1, whole genome shotgun sequence genome contains these proteins:
- the LOC124671944 gene encoding galactoside 2-alpha-L-fucosyltransferase-like → MGRAGVVLMVCVMALLFLVLFFGGRTGAPAAWHNAAKLTAMCGGTANVSRPRPSGTGADELFGGLLAPGFDRRACRSRYESPRYYKHSPFAASPHLLQKLRDYEARHKKCGPGTPQYAKSVDNLRSGSSNTEAAECRYLVWLPYNGLGNRMLSLLSTFLYALLTDRVLLVRNTDDFTDLFCEPFPDTTWSLPPDFPVANMSQLGVRSDDSYGNLLRHGKISNHLDRAASQPVPPYVYAHLAHGLRVTDQLFYCNDDQIVLAKVTWLLLQNDLYFVPLLYGIAEFEDELRRMFPAKESVSHFLARYLFHPSNSVWGMVTRYHRSYLAHAEEMIGVQVRMFPFATIPADDMYMQILACSRQEGILPEIDDEHEPEPGNTTSAVDAEGAASSNKAILVVSLHADYYERIRWTYYKHGAKGGGGVGVFQPSHEERQERAQRSHNQKALAEIYLLSFSDVLLTTGMSTFGYMSSSLAGLRSTMLMVANNQTLPETPCVRAVSMEPCSHLMNFKVRCKGKTVDKEELARHIKVCEDLPRGIKLVD, encoded by the exons atgggAAGGGCCGGCGTGGTGCTCATGGTGTGCGTGATGGCACTGCTGTTTCTCGTGCTCTTCTTCGGCGGAAGAACCGGCGCGCCGGCGGCGTGGCACAACGCCGCGAAGCTAACCGCGATGTGTGGAG GAACAGCCAACGTCTCTCGTCCACGTCCAAGCGGCACCGGCGCCGACGAGCTCTTCGGCGGTCTGCTGGCGCCGGGATTCGACCGCCGCGCGTGCCGGAGCCGGTACGAATCCCCGCGCTACTACAAGCACTCCCCGTTCGCAGCATCGCCCCACCTCCTGCAGAAGCTACGCGACTACGAGGCGCGCCACAAGAAGTGCGGCCCGGGAACGCCGCAGTACGCCAAGTCCGTCGACAACCTCCGGTCCGGCAGCAGCAACACGGAGGCGGCGGAGTGCAGGTACCTGGTGTGGCTCCCCTACAACGGCCTCGGCAACCGCATGCTGTCGCTGCTCAGCACCTTCCTCTACGCGCTCCTCACCGACCGCGTCCTCCTCGTCCGCAACACCGACGACTTCACCGACCTCTTCTGCGAGCCGTTCCCGGACACGACCTGGAGCCTCCCGCCGGATTTCCCCGTCGCCAACATGTCACAGCTCGGGGTGCGGTCCGACGACTCCTACGGGAACCTCCTCCGCCACGGCAAGATCTCCAACCACCTGGACCGGGCGGCGTCGCAGCCGGTGCCGCCGTACGTGTACGCGCACCTGGCGCACGGCCTCCGGGTCACGGACCAGCTCTTCTACTGCAACGATGACCAGATCGTGCTCGCCAAGGTCACATGGCTGCTGCTGCAGAACGACCTCTACTTCGTGCCGCTGCTCTACGGCATCGCCGAGTTCGAGGACGAGCTGCGGAGGATGTTCCCGGCCAAGGAGAGCGTCTCCCACTTCCTCGCCCGCTACCTCTTCCACCCGTCCAACTCCGTGTGGGGGATGGTGACCAGGTACCACCGCTCGTACCTGGCCCACGCGGAGGAGATGATCGGCGTGCAGGTCAGGATGTTCCCCTTCGCAACCATCCCGGCCGACGACATGTACATGCAGATCCTGGCGTGCTCGCGGCAGGAGGGCATACTGCCCGAGATCGACGACGAGCATGAGCCTGAGCCGGGCAACACAACTAGCGCCGTCGATGCCGAAGGCGCGGCGAGCTCTAACAAGGCCATCTTGGTCGTGTCGCTGCACGCCGACTACTACGAGCGGATCAGGTGGACCTACTACAAGCACGGGGCAAAGGGCGGCGGCGGGGTCGGGGTGTTCCAGCCAAGCCACGAGGAGCGGCAGGAGAGGGCGCAGAGGTCGCACAACCAGAAGGCGCTCGCGGAGATCTACCTCCTCAGCTTCTCCGACGTGCTGCTCACCACCGGGATGTCCACCTTCGGCTACATGAGCAGCAGCCTCGCCGGCCTGCGCTCCACCATGCTCATGGTCGCCAACAACCAGACGCTGCCAGAGACGCCCTGCGTACGCGCCGTCTCCATGGAGCCGTGTTCCCACCTCATGAATTTCAAGGTCAGGTGTAAGGGCAAGACAGTGGACAAGGAGGAGCTGGCCCGGCACATCAAGGTGTGTGAGGATCTACCCAGAGGGATTAAGTTAGTTGATTAG